Within Candidatus Aminicenantes bacterium, the genomic segment AAAAGGAGTGGTGTTCGGCCGCAACATGACCCTCCGCCACCCCCGCAAGATCCGTATCGGCAACAACGTGGTTTTTGACGACAATACCGTGTTGGACGCCAAAGGCATAGACAACCAGGGCATCCGAATCGCCGACAACGTAGTGATCGGACGCAACACCATCATCAGCTGCAAAGGTGGAGACATCGAAATCAACGATTTCGCCAATATCGGTCCCAACAACACCCTCATCTCGGAGAGCATCCTCAAAATCGGCAGATACGTGTTCACCGCGGGTCAGACCTACATGGTGGCCGGAGGCAACCACAGTTTCGACCGCAAGGACATTCCCATCTGGCACCAGCCTTCGATTTCCAAGGGAGGAATCGAAATCGAGGATGACGTGTGGATCGGGGCGTCCGTGACCGTGCTGGACGGGGTGAAGATCCGCACCGGTTGCATCATCGGCGCCGGCAGCGTGGTGCACCGCCGCCTGCCCGCCTACACCGTGGCCCTGGGCAACCCCCTGGCCATCGTCAAGAAACGCTGAATCCGCCACACACCTCTACTCCAGGCCATTATTTGTCATATTCCTGAACTATAATAAGTACAGGAAATGTGCGAAGAGTGGATTGATGAAGATGTTGAGGTGACCAGATCCACTGGAAATCCATGCCTGCACACCCATCGCCTTGGCTTCAAAGTACAGTAACTGTGTTTTTGTAAAAAATACTTGACATGCTCGTCGTGGCAGTGTATATTGTCTCCATATGATGCATTTGGCATCGGGTATGGAAAGGAAATTAGAAATATTCGCGACGCTGCGAACCGGATACTCCTTTCGTAAGGGTATCGGGCAATCGACCGCAGGAAAGATCGCCGTGATTCAGATGCGAGATCTCGATCCGACCACTCGGACGGTTGATTTGCGGAACCTGAGTAGAACGGACATCCCCCACTTAACTGAACGGAATCTTGTTCAAAAGGGCGACCTGGTTTTCCGTACCCGCGGCGAAACGGTGAACTCAGCCTTTGTAAAAGACGATCCGGGTCGATGCGTGGTTGCCGCGCCTCTGCTTCATATCCGCGTCGAGCGTCCTGACTGGGTAATGCCGGAATACCTGAACTGGTTTATCAGTCAACCGCAAGCCCAGGCCTATTTTCATTCGAGAGCAATAGGGGCTACCCAGAAAGTAATCAGCAAACGAATCCTTGATGGTTTGACCGTATCCATCCCGGACCTTGAGACCCAGCGTCGGATTGTTGATATCGCGGATTTGTCTCTAAGAGAATCATTTTTACTCAATAAACTGGCTGAAAAGAAATCTAAATACGTTTCCGGAGTACTCATCCGGAAAGTGAATGGAGGATAACATGGCGAAAAACCCACCCACCGGCGACGGCCACCGCAGGGGAGCCGTACGGAATCGTTCACAGGTTTTCAATCCCAAAACCGGGAAATACGTCAAACGGGACACCGATACCGGGCGATTCATGGACCAAAAGGCGGACGACAAACCGTTCAAGGGCGTACGTAAGGAAAAGAAGTAGATGAAGAACGACCATATCGAGCAGAAAGACGTCAACAACGCGGCATGGGCCGCCTGCGACACCTTTCGGGGTGTCGTAGACCCGGCCCAGTACAAGGACTATATCCTGGTGATGCTGTTCCTGAAGTACATCTCCGATGTATGGAACGATCATTACAGTGAATACAAAAGGCAGTTCGGCGATGATGACGTCCGCATCCGACGACGGTTGGACCGAGAACGCTTCGTGTTGCCACAAGTCGTTTTCAAGGACAGCCGGGGGAATGAAGTGGACCGCTTCATGGCCACCTATGACAGCTTGTATGAGCGGCGTGCCGGCGCGAACATCGGTGAATTGATCAATATCGTCCTGGATCATATCGAGGGTGCGAACAAAGCCAAACTGGAAGGCGTGTTTCGCAATATCGACTTCAACAGTGAGGCCAATCTGGGCAAAACCCGCGATCGAAACCGCAGATTGAAACAACTGCTGGAAGATTTCCACAAGCCCCAATTGGATATGCGCCCCTCCCGGGTCAAAGAAGATGTGATCGGTAACACCTATATCTACCTCATCGAACGCTTCGCATCGGACTCCGGCAAAAAAGCCGGGGAGTTCTTTACACCGTTGAAGGTTACCGAGCTGGTCGCCAAGCTGGCCGGGCCTGAATCGGGGGATCGGGTATGTGACCCCGCATGTGGGGCGGGCGGATTGCTGATCCAGGCCGCTCGGCAAGTTAAGGATCAGAACATCGCGTTGTTCGGACAGGAGTCCAACGGAAGCACCTGGGCGTTGTGCCGCATGAATATGTTTCTTCACAGTCTCGACAGCGCCCGCATCGAATGGTGCGACACCCTTAACAGTCCCATGCTGGTTGAAGACGACCACTTGATGAAGTTCGACTGCGTGGTGGCCAATCCGCCCTTCTCCTTGGATAAATGGGGGGCTGAGAATGCCGAAAGCGATCAATTCAATCGCTTCTGGCGCGGGGTACCTCCGAAAAGCAAAGGCGATTGGGCCTTTATCACCCACATGCTTGAGGTGGCTCAGGAAGGTTCCGGGCGGGTGTCTGTCGTGGTCCCTCATGGGGTGCTGTTCCGTGGAGGCGCGGAGGGACGGATCCGCCGCAAGGTGATCGAGGAGAATCTGCTGGACGCGGTGATCGGGTTACCGGCGAATATGTTCCCCACCACCGGCATTCCGGTTGCCATCCTGGTCTTCGATCGCGGCCGGGAGAAGACTCTTGCTAAAAGCGAAAAGGAACAACGAACGGATGTGATGTTCATCGATGCCGGCCGCGAGTTCGTGTCCGGCAAAAAACAGAACCTTTTGTCCGAGGCCCATATCGACAAAATCATGCAGACCTACAAAGAGCGTAAGGATGTGGACAAATACGCTCACGTCGCTGATTTTACTGAGATAGAAGAGAATGACTTCAACCTGAACATCCCCCGTTATGTGGATACCTTCGAAGAGGAAGAGGAGATCGACATCGATGCCGTTCAATTGGAGATAGACGCCCTGGAAAAAGAACTGGCCAAAGTCAGAAAGCG encodes:
- a CDS encoding restriction endonuclease subunit S, which codes for MMHLASGMERKLEIFATLRTGYSFRKGIGQSTAGKIAVIQMRDLDPTTRTVDLRNLSRTDIPHLTERNLVQKGDLVFRTRGETVNSAFVKDDPGRCVVAAPLLHIRVERPDWVMPEYLNWFISQPQAQAYFHSRAIGATQKVISKRILDGLTVSIPDLETQRRIVDIADLSLRESFLLNKLAEKKSKYVSGVLIRKVNGG
- a CDS encoding type I restriction-modification system subunit M, which encodes MKNDHIEQKDVNNAAWAACDTFRGVVDPAQYKDYILVMLFLKYISDVWNDHYSEYKRQFGDDDVRIRRRLDRERFVLPQVVFKDSRGNEVDRFMATYDSLYERRAGANIGELINIVLDHIEGANKAKLEGVFRNIDFNSEANLGKTRDRNRRLKQLLEDFHKPQLDMRPSRVKEDVIGNTYIYLIERFASDSGKKAGEFFTPLKVTELVAKLAGPESGDRVCDPACGAGGLLIQAARQVKDQNIALFGQESNGSTWALCRMNMFLHSLDSARIEWCDTLNSPMLVEDDHLMKFDCVVANPPFSLDKWGAENAESDQFNRFWRGVPPKSKGDWAFITHMLEVAQEGSGRVSVVVPHGVLFRGGAEGRIRRKVIEENLLDAVIGLPANMFPTTGIPVAILVFDRGREKTLAKSEKEQRTDVMFIDAGREFVSGKKQNLLSEAHIDKIMQTYKERKDVDKYAHVADFTEIEENDFNLNIPRYVDTFEEEEEIDIDAVQLEIDALEKELAKVRKRMAEKLQRIDRGSK